One Setaria italica strain Yugu1 chromosome I, Setaria_italica_v2.0, whole genome shotgun sequence DNA window includes the following coding sequences:
- the LOC101754908 gene encoding transcription termination factor MTERF5, chloroplastic, protein MACLEAPPPLDLRPATGLRGRKLQPWRLSLLSSSSCKAWTLVCRQLPICNAQSYTDELWVAAPQSPASVRSRLLAAEREEAKAVLSLFLRQKGLRSTLAARIVNKSDGFIEHLVSKLQIAYRSRYAEGRELSTPEIRDALLPYLEALDREHGDSLVEVVENFADPFSMEREALSSSMVLTPTSSNKQKAVARISTPTSGGALPELVLYLLDLGMDHEEIKNIVRKFPAFAYYNVERKIKPLVELLLDLGVPRSSIPGIIKKRPQLCGISMSDNLKPMMVYLENIGVNRAQWSKVITRFPAVLTYSRNKVETTVSFLTELGVSKKNIGKILTRCPHIMSYSVDDNLRPTAEYFRSIGADAASLIQKSPQAFGLNVEAKLKPITEFFLEREFSIEEIGIMANRFGIIHTLSLEQNLLPKYEFFLTMEYPRSELVKFPQYFGYSLEQRIKPRYAQMTGSGVRLILNQMLSVSDTRFEEILEKKKTRV, encoded by the exons GGCTTGGACTCTAGTGTGTCGACAGCTTCCAATTTGCAATGCACAGTCAT ATACTGATGAACTATGGGTAGCTGCTCCTCAAAGCCCTGCATCGGTTCGGTCAAGGTTGCTTGCTGCAGAAAGAGAGGAGGCAAAAGCTGTTCTGTCATTGTTCTTGAGACAGAAGGGTTTGAGAAGTACGTTAGCTGCACGGATCGTCAACAAGTCAGATGGTTTCATTGAGCACCTGGTGTCAAAGCTCCAGATTGCTTACAGATCTCGATATGCTGAAG GAAGAGAGCTGAGCACACCTGAGATCAGAGATGCCCTCCTTCCATATCTAGAAGCTCTTGATAGAGAACATGGCGATAGTTTGGTCGAGGTGGTGGAGAACTTCGCTGATCCTTTTTCTATGGAAAGGGAAGCCTTGTCTTCTTCTATGGTACTTACACCCACGAGCTCAAATAAACAGAAGGCAGTTGCTAGAATAAGCACACCAACCTCGGGGGGAGCCCTCCCTGAGCTAGTGCTCTACCTACTAGACCTTGGTATGGATCATGAGGAGATCAAGAATATCGTGCGCAAGTTCCCAGCATTTGCATATTACAATGTGGAACGCAAGATAAAACCCCTGGTGGAGCTTTTGCTAGACCTTGGTGTGCCAAGGTCTAGCATACCGGGAATCATAAAGAAGAGGCCTCAGCTCTGTGGGATCAGCATGTCAGATAATCTTAAACCGATGATGGTTTATTTGGAAAACATTGGTGTCAACAGAGCTCAATGGAGCAAGGTTATTACCCGGTTCCCTGCTGTTCTCACGTATAGCAGGAACAAGGTGGAGACAACTGTGAGCTTCCTTACTGAGCTAGGAGTTTCCAAGAAAAACATTGGCAAGATCCTGACACGATGCCCTCATATCATGAGCTACAGTGTCGATGACAATCTCAGGCCTACTGCTGAGTATTTCCGGTCGATTGGTGCAGATGCTGCATCTCTTATTCAGAAGAGCCCACAGGCTTTTGGTCTGAATGTCGAGGCAAAGCTGAAGCCAATCACGGAATTCTTCCTTGAGAGGGAGTTCAGCATAGAGGAAATTGGCATTATGGCGAACAGATTTGGAATTATTCACACATTAAGCTTGGAGCAAAACTTACTCCCAAAATATGAGTTCTTCCTAACGATGGAGTACCCGAGGAGTGAGCTCGTGAAATTTCCACAATACTTTGGATACAGCTTGGAGCAACGGATAAAGCCACGATATGCTCAGATGACTGGTTCTGGGGTGAGGTTGATCTTGAACCAGATGCTGTCAGTCTCAGACACCAGGTTTGAGGAAATTCTAGAAAAGAAGAAGACTAGAGTTTGA
- the LOC101755311 gene encoding pre-mRNA-splicing factor ISY1 homolog — translation MARNEEKAQSMLNRFITMKQEEKRKPRERRPYLASECRDLADAERWRSEILREIGAKVAEIQNEGLGEHRLRDLNDEINKLLRERGHWERRIVELGGRDYSRSSNAPLMTDLDGNIVAVPNPSGRGPGYRYFGAARKLPGVRELFDKPPETRKRRTRYEIHKRINAGYYGYYDDEDGVLERLEAPAEKRMREEVVSEWHRVERVRREAMKGVVSGEVAAAGGRSGEAAREVLFEGVEEEVEEERKREEEQREREKGEEAGREFVAHVPLPDEKEIERMVVERKKKELLSKYASDTLQVEQEEAKEMLNVRR, via the coding sequence ATGGCTCGTAACGAGGAGAAGGCGCAGTCCATGCTTAACCGCTTCATCACGATGAAGCAGGAGGAGAAGCGCAAGCCCCGGGAGCGGCGGCCCTACCTCGCCTCCGAGTGCCGCgacctcgccgacgccgagcgcTGGCGCTCCGAGATCCTCCGCGAGATCGGCGCCAAGGTCGCCGAGATCCAGAACGAGGGCCTCGGGGAGCACCGCCTCCGCGACCTCAACGACGAGATCAACAAGCTCCTCCGCGAGCGCGGCCACTGGGAGCGCCGCATCGTCGAGCTCGGCGGCCGCGACTACTCCCGCAGCTCCAACGCGCCGCTCATGACCGACCTCGACGGCAACATCGTCGCCGTCCCCAACCCCTCCGGCCGTGGGCCCGGGTACCGCTACTTCGGCGCCGCCAGGAAGCTCCCCGGCGTGCGGGAGCTCTTCGACAAGCCGCCTGAGACGCGAAAGCGCCGCACCCGATACGAGATCCACAAGCGCATCAACGCCGGGTACTACGGGTACTATGACGACGAGGACGGCGTGCTGGAGCGGCTTGAGGCCCCTGCCGAGAAGCGCATGCGGGAGGAGGTCGTTTCAGAGTGGCACCGCGTGGAGCGTGTGCGACGCGAGGCTATGAAGGGGGTTGTGAGCGGCGAGGTGGCTGCTGCAGGTGGGCGCAGTGGGGAGGCTGCTAGGGAGGTGCTGTTTGAGGGGGTGGAGGAAGAGGTTGAAGAGGAGAGGAAGCGTGAGGAAGaacagagggagagggagaaaggGGAAGAGGCTGGGAGGGAATTTGTCGCACATGTGCCACTACCTGATGAGAAGGAGATTGAGCGCATGGTCgtagagaggaagaagaaggagctgcTTAGCAAGTATGCAAGCGATACCCTTCAGGTCGAGCAAGAGGAGGCCAAGGAGATGCTCAATGTGCGACGCTAG